The following DNA comes from Fusobacteriaceae bacterium.
ATGGTCATGGAAAATGAACTTAAGACTAACGCGGTTCGACTGAGCCAAGAACAGCAATACGAGCTTCGCAAGAGCATAATCCGCTTATCGAAATCAGGGAAGAAAAATCCAGAAATAGCGGAAATCTTAGATGTCAGCTTGCGGCACGTCCAAAGTGTCAAGAAACAATACGACGCTGGCGGTATTGCG
Coding sequences within:
- a CDS encoding helix-turn-helix domain-containing protein — its product is MENELKTNAVRLSQEQQYELRKSIIRLSKSGKKNPEIAEILDVSLRHVQSVKKQYDAGGIA